A single region of the Gilliamella apis genome encodes:
- a CDS encoding CvpA family protein, with protein MNWVDFTIIGVILLSALISIIRGFVKEALSLISWVLAFFIASRFYMYITSYLTYFDSDVIRIAVAIAILFISTLIVCAIVSYIIGQLVQKTGLSSTDRVLGICFGVLRGILVVAAVLFFVDTFTPLSQSPYWVQSQLIPHFHFIIRWFFDFIQQSSSFLVQ; from the coding sequence ATGAATTGGGTTGATTTTACGATTATCGGTGTGATTCTTTTATCAGCACTGATTAGTATTATTAGAGGTTTTGTCAAAGAAGCGCTATCTTTAATTAGTTGGGTGCTAGCGTTCTTTATTGCCAGTCGTTTTTATATGTACATTACTAGTTATTTGACTTATTTTGATAGTGATGTAATTCGGATTGCAGTTGCTATTGCGATACTTTTTATTTCGACATTAATTGTTTGTGCAATCGTCTCTTATATTATAGGTCAATTAGTCCAAAAAACAGGACTATCAAGTACCGATCGAGTATTGGGAATTTGTTTTGGGGTATTAAGAGGTATTTTAGTTGTTGCAGCAGTGCTCTTTTTTGTTGATACCTTTACACCTTTATCTCAATCTCCATATTGGGTGCAATCACAACTTATTCCGCATTTCCATTTTATTATTCGCTGGTTTTTTGATTTTATACAGCAGTCGTCTTCATTTTTAGTTCAATAA
- a CDS encoding inverse autotransporter beta domain-containing protein: protein MRKSLNLKIISAFVIATLSLQPVYATDSETASNAVDSNKIIELKNGTKAREMINNQQRSLYQIALLSSISISELRAMNAGRFDKKDVVDVGDRLILPENSPLLPAIKVSNDKKDQHPNLPKLSSDDNYDVKKDKDALATQVASTLQTLATQDWKQITSSDNGGISGRLKDKGKNYAESYVRNGVKTQVVDPVRNAAQDFLGRFGTAQLQFDLSDKGQFNNVNLKLFSPWIDTEDMLIFSQISFQEYEHNRRIGNIGIGQRWDVADKKWLLGYNVFWDHDFQRDHNRLGIGAEAWSDYMKFAVNYYHPLSDWKESKDFDDYLERAAKGFDIRFQGYLPQYPHLGGSLMYEQYFGDKVALFGKDNLQKDPRAITVGLDYTPVPLFTIKAQHKRGQDNKKATTAELTMNYRIGTPLKDQLDPDMVQSARSLKGSRYDLVDRNNYIVLEYKEKRMTVDLGLESVQLIEGSTSNITIGLHNAKGLSQLEWSGNMQDIDNGGGFLCSATGTCTASSWLNPPASIDNWKIVAPRYLDKNGQRQPVSTNGIYSLSVTVTDGKGKSATSNSVSFEVLPNTELRKVGVWAIDKLGKPSADPIQNPANGLDAVTVMATLIMPKDGVGSRSLTDYNGFSDDILMDSISNTFEASVTNLWIATSNGKQINLIDGTSGKVKSCPTTNPCVIVKSFEKVKMGQKVSSNAATAKDIEVIGDTYAIDVASNITGTVDFVAKLNKYGQSLNHAVVYFNGGQAGKLEVYRSEGNVLVATSDNSSYLVFNPNGPKEWKVHSDYYVVAYDMAGEVIQDPFVVWSLVGSNDSACPGDKMTHIKNDYTNPDYRNGPWFNVSMGRNAHYKIRGIKSKINGSNSDGEDSYAFIGTSIEKVDGAPEYVNWQQVSISEKACAGDQGFLLQVTAY, encoded by the coding sequence ATGAGAAAGAGTCTTAATTTAAAAATTATCTCAGCTTTCGTAATTGCAACGTTGTCTTTGCAGCCTGTTTATGCTACAGACTCGGAGACAGCATCAAACGCAGTTGATAGTAATAAGATAATTGAATTAAAGAACGGCACTAAAGCTCGAGAAATGATAAATAATCAACAGCGTAGTCTATATCAGATTGCGCTATTAAGTAGTATTTCGATTTCAGAGCTAAGAGCGATGAACGCTGGTCGATTTGACAAGAAAGATGTTGTTGATGTTGGTGACCGTTTAATTTTGCCAGAAAACTCTCCTTTATTACCTGCTATAAAAGTTAGTAATGATAAAAAGGATCAACATCCGAATTTACCAAAACTAAGTTCTGATGATAATTACGATGTAAAAAAAGATAAAGATGCTTTAGCCACGCAAGTCGCTTCTACATTACAGACTCTCGCTACTCAAGACTGGAAGCAAATTACTTCATCTGATAACGGCGGTATATCAGGTCGTTTGAAAGACAAAGGTAAAAATTACGCTGAAAGTTATGTTCGTAATGGCGTTAAGACGCAAGTTGTTGATCCAGTTCGTAATGCAGCACAGGATTTCTTAGGTCGTTTTGGTACAGCTCAGTTACAGTTTGATTTGAGTGATAAAGGCCAATTTAATAACGTTAATTTAAAATTATTTAGCCCTTGGATTGACACCGAGGATATGTTGATATTTAGTCAGATTTCATTTCAAGAATATGAACATAATCGCCGCATAGGTAATATTGGTATTGGTCAACGTTGGGATGTTGCCGATAAAAAATGGTTACTCGGTTATAATGTGTTTTGGGATCACGACTTTCAACGAGATCATAACCGTTTAGGTATTGGTGCCGAAGCATGGAGTGATTACATGAAATTTGCGGTCAACTATTATCACCCATTATCGGATTGGAAAGAATCTAAAGATTTTGATGATTATTTAGAGAGAGCAGCTAAAGGTTTTGATATTCGTTTTCAAGGTTATTTGCCGCAATATCCACATTTAGGTGGTTCATTAATGTATGAACAATACTTTGGTGATAAAGTTGCATTATTTGGTAAAGATAACTTACAAAAAGATCCTCGAGCGATAACTGTTGGCTTGGATTATACTCCTGTCCCTCTATTCACGATAAAAGCGCAACATAAACGAGGGCAAGATAACAAAAAAGCTACTACAGCAGAATTAACCATGAATTATCGAATTGGTACGCCATTAAAAGATCAATTAGATCCAGACATGGTACAATCAGCTCGCTCTTTAAAAGGCAGTCGATATGATTTAGTTGATCGTAACAACTATATTGTTCTTGAATATAAAGAAAAACGAATGACTGTGGATTTAGGGTTAGAATCTGTTCAATTAATTGAAGGGTCAACATCTAATATTACTATAGGTTTGCATAATGCTAAAGGTCTATCCCAATTAGAATGGTCTGGTAATATGCAAGATATTGATAATGGTGGCGGTTTCTTATGTTCTGCAACGGGAACTTGTACTGCCTCTTCATGGCTTAACCCACCAGCGAGTATTGATAATTGGAAAATAGTTGCGCCAAGGTATCTTGATAAAAACGGTCAACGTCAACCAGTTAGCACCAATGGTATTTATTCTTTATCGGTGACTGTAACTGATGGTAAAGGAAAATCAGCAACATCTAATAGTGTCTCATTTGAGGTTCTACCTAATACTGAACTACGCAAAGTGGGGGTTTGGGCTATTGATAAACTTGGTAAACCAAGTGCAGATCCTATTCAAAATCCAGCTAATGGTTTAGATGCGGTTACGGTAATGGCAACATTGATCATGCCAAAAGATGGAGTAGGAAGCCGAAGTTTGACTGATTATAATGGATTTAGTGATGATATCTTAATGGATAGTATTTCCAATACGTTTGAAGCTTCTGTTACCAATTTGTGGATAGCAACTAGTAATGGTAAACAAATTAATTTAATTGATGGAACTTCTGGAAAAGTGAAATCTTGTCCAACTACAAATCCTTGTGTCATCGTTAAATCATTCGAAAAAGTTAAGATGGGACAAAAAGTATCTAGTAATGCTGCGACTGCTAAGGATATAGAAGTAATTGGTGATACCTATGCCATTGATGTTGCTTCAAATATCACAGGTACAGTTGATTTTGTAGCTAAGTTAAATAAATATGGTCAATCTTTGAACCATGCTGTTGTTTACTTCAATGGAGGACAAGCAGGTAAGCTTGAGGTCTATCGAAGTGAAGGTAATGTATTAGTCGCAACCAGTGATAATAGTTCTTATCTAGTATTTAATCCAAATGGTCCGAAAGAATGGAAAGTTCACAGTGATTATTATGTAGTCGCTTATGATATGGCGGGAGAAGTAATTCAAGATCCATTTGTTGTCTGGTCACTTGTTGGATCAAATGATAGTGCATGTCCAGGTGATAAGATGACACATATAAAAAATGATTATACTAATCCGGATTATCGAAATGGACCATGGTTCAACGTAAGTATGGGTAGAAATGCACATTATAAGATTCGAGGAATTAAATCGAAAATAAATGGCAGTAACAGCGATGGTGAAGATAGCTACGCGTTTATAGGTACTAGTATTGAAAAAGTTGATGGTGCACCTGAGTATGTGAATTGGCAACAAGTCTCTATTTCTGAAAAAGCATGTGCTGGTGACCAAGGCTTTTTATTACAAGTTACTGCTTATTAA
- the purF gene encoding amidophosphoribosyltransferase produces MCGVVGIVGCSTVNQSIYDALTVLQHRGQDAAGIVTIDEQNRFRLRKANGLVKDVFQEHHMQRLQGNLGIGHIRYPTAGSSSPSEAQPFYVNSPYGIALAHNGNLTNTEQLRDKVFELARRHINTSSDSEVLLNIFASELDKFPTYPLTADNIFSAVHQVHQIIKGAYACVAMIIGHGLVAFRDPFGIRPLVIGKKVIDDQKTEYMVASESVALDILDFEFMRDVEPGEAIYITQDGQLYSKQCSDNPQYYPCIFEYVYFARPDSFMNGVSVYQSRILMGQKLGQKIAREWKDIDIDVVIPIPETSCDAALEIARILDKPYRQGFVKNRYVGRTFIMPGQNARKLSVRRKLNANRIEFEGKNVLLVDDSIVRGTTSEKILEMVRSVGAKKVYLASAAPEIRYPNVYGIDMPVASELIAYNQSVDEIAKEIGADKLIFQDLSDLIDSIREQNPKIHHLECSVFTGNYITEDVDDNYFNQLENNRAETKISLPIKESENLEIYNEEQ; encoded by the coding sequence ATGTGTGGTGTTGTTGGTATTGTAGGATGTAGTACTGTTAATCAATCTATTTATGATGCTTTAACTGTTTTACAACATCGTGGACAAGATGCAGCTGGGATTGTAACCATTGATGAACAAAATCGCTTTCGTTTACGTAAAGCAAATGGTTTGGTAAAAGATGTATTTCAAGAACATCATATGCAACGTTTACAAGGTAATCTAGGTATAGGTCATATTCGTTATCCAACCGCGGGTAGTTCAAGCCCTTCAGAAGCTCAACCTTTCTATGTAAATTCGCCATATGGCATAGCATTGGCTCATAATGGTAATTTAACTAATACTGAACAGTTACGAGATAAGGTGTTTGAATTAGCAAGACGTCACATAAATACTAGCTCAGATTCAGAAGTATTACTTAATATTTTTGCTAGTGAGTTGGATAAATTTCCGACTTATCCGTTAACTGCAGATAATATCTTTAGTGCTGTCCATCAAGTTCATCAAATTATTAAAGGAGCTTATGCTTGTGTCGCAATGATTATTGGTCATGGGCTGGTTGCTTTTCGCGATCCATTTGGTATCCGACCATTGGTTATTGGTAAAAAAGTTATTGATGATCAAAAAACAGAATATATGGTTGCCTCTGAAAGTGTCGCTTTAGATATTCTCGATTTTGAATTTATGCGAGATGTAGAGCCAGGCGAAGCTATTTATATTACTCAAGATGGTCAGCTTTATTCTAAACAGTGTTCTGATAATCCGCAATATTACCCATGTATTTTTGAGTATGTTTATTTTGCTCGACCTGATTCATTTATGAATGGTGTATCTGTTTATCAATCACGGATATTAATGGGGCAAAAACTAGGACAAAAAATAGCTAGAGAGTGGAAAGATATTGATATTGATGTCGTCATCCCTATTCCAGAAACATCTTGTGATGCAGCTCTTGAAATTGCTCGTATTTTAGATAAACCTTATAGACAAGGATTTGTTAAAAATCGTTATGTAGGGCGCACCTTCATTATGCCTGGACAAAATGCTAGAAAACTTTCAGTAAGAAGAAAACTTAATGCTAACCGTATTGAGTTTGAAGGTAAAAATGTACTTCTTGTTGATGATTCTATTGTCCGAGGGACGACCTCTGAAAAAATTCTTGAAATGGTTCGTTCTGTTGGCGCTAAAAAAGTTTATTTAGCTTCGGCTGCACCAGAAATTAGATATCCTAATGTTTATGGTATCGATATGCCTGTTGCTAGTGAGCTAATTGCTTATAATCAATCAGTAGATGAGATTGCAAAAGAAATCGGAGCTGATAAATTAATATTTCAAGATCTCTCTGATTTAATTGATTCTATTAGAGAACAAAATCCCAAAATTCACCATTTAGAATGTTCTGTATTTACTGGCAACTATATTACAGAAGATGTTGATGATAATTATTTTAATCAATTAGAGAATAATAGAGCAGAAACTAAAATATCTTTGCCAATTAAAGAATCTGAAAATCTTGAAATTTATAATGAAGAACAATAG